The nucleotide window TCATTTATACAATTTTACATTCTTTTAGTTCACCAGCACTACCCACCCGGCTCGTGGCCGTCTcgagaattttcttttcactgcCACCATAAACTAGGCTAAATTGAAGGCACCCTGTGCAGTAAAtgctgtttatttatttctttgatcgtgagcgggcggtatcctgagaatcctgcaatctgattggttccgggagtgGGCaatattttcctatctcctcaccacggtcatggtaaccaactacgctaagcgcagagTGAACTTGCGAATTGAAGGAGCgaagtttcaatttgtcttaactGTTTTTGCAATAGAGCAGTGTTGTTGTTCAACTTTGAGCGGAACTTCACACAGTGTAGAAAtattcctgaccaattcatgttattgtacatttgttgacacgttgatgagacaatgtgtgaaataaaaacatgacttttccagtttttcttaatagtTTCTCATACCTTCTAAAAATAggacttagaaataaataaaaatgctattcaccggccttggtcggtccgtattgggaataactgtgccctctgtctcaagtacggcccgaggccgcacTTGAGTCGAGagctcgggcacagtttttcccaatacggacctcccggccggtgaacaacatatatatataacgGAATGTATCGTTTCTAAAACTAAACCTGTCTTCTCCATTAGAATCTGTGACGACGATGAAGGAGCAGCTCTAGTTGATGTGACTGAATGCACAAAAGAACCGACTCCCTATGATCACCCGACCAACTCCAACATCAAGTTTTGGGATCTGCCAGGAATAGGCAGTCCTGACAACCATGATCTGGAAACGTACGTCGAAAAGGTACAACTGGAGAAGTACCATGCTTTTCTGATCTTCACAGCCACTCGATTCACAAACAACGACTTGCTGCTGGCTGAAAAAATCAGATCGATGCAAAAACGTTTTTTCTTCATCCGcacaaaaattgatgaaaatgccagagcagaaaaaagaaaaaaaaggcaattatATGATGAAAAAGCCATGTTAACCAAGATACGAAGCGATTGTTTTAAAAATCTCGGCGATCTCCTCAGCGATGAGAAAGATGTATTTTTGATAAGCAACCACAAACCTGACAAATGGGATTTTCCACGACTGACTGAGGCCATCCTGGATGCTCTGCCCAAATATCACGGACAGAGTTTGACGTTATCTCTCGGTAAAGCAATTACAAGGTCCTCGGAAGAAATTTTTCAGAGGAAACTTGATCTTCTGAAACGCCGCATATGGTGGGTTGCTACAGCATCTGCGGCGGGCGCCCTCTTTCCCATTCCCGGGTTATCTTTTGGCATTGATGCCGTTCTTATATTGAGAGAGCTTAGCTTTTACAGATCCCAGCTTGGTCTACCGGAGATAGGATCCGCTGAATTTGTGACGCTTCACCTCGCCACAAGAGAGAAGGTTCTCAACGTTAGCATAACCACCGCTGCACAGCTGAGTGTTTTGCTTGTTCCCTTCGCCACCGAATCAGCCATCGAAGAGGCTGCTAGTTTCATTCCGATTGTTGGTTTGGTTGTGGCCAGTACTATGTCATTTTGTGCTACCAGATCTGCGTTACATAGCCTTTTGGAAGATGTGAAAGATGTGGCTTTGTCAGTCACAAGCGAAGCTGCTGACAGAGCAGCTTCTGAGTTGGAATCGGAAAGCGATTAGAATTTTGGAAAGCTGACTAATTTGggttctttttttctcttttaatacACGAACTGATTAGAAATTTAGAGATAAATTTAAGGCTGACTTTATCCAAAGGACAAGAGCTGTGGTTATTTCGCGTCGACGTTTCATTAAGGACAACCAAAAAGAAATAGGCATGCACATTCAGGACGTGCAAGGCGTGCAGAAGTTATTGCTTTTCGGGTTTAGTATACAGATTTGCTTGCAACTTGCACCGTTTCCGTCGTCGTTGCAAAAGCTCCCAGAAGTCGCCGAAGGTAACATGACCGAGACAGTTTGTGGACCTCCTCTGGTAGCGTTTTAGGGGCAGCAGTGTTGTTGAATGCGGTTTTATGCTGCGCTTGCATTATAATATCTATAGGTGTAATACTCTACAAATACGTCAACTACGTGCTAATGCTGCTACTCTACTACTACTTCAGTACTACAATAATATAATAGCAATAACAGTAATcataatcaagtaagctatgatcatcgcagctATGAACGCAATATAAATATAACGCAATATAAATATAACGCAATATGCGTAAATATAACGCAAcatgcgtatagaagcctgacaaagtcaggactttaacagggtttgaacccgtgacctcgcgataccggtgcgacgctccaaccaactgagctatgaagccactaacgttgggagttggtcatttgtgagttctaatgagcccgtgaagaatggatgtgcgatgatcatagcttacttgatttcaaatcggCAGTTCAACATatcaaacatttcatatatcacttcacatccattcttcacggaagaaaagagtagggcgtgaagttcccggtgtcgtggctgtcctctgtgccGTGCCTTCTCTccagcaaggtggccggcttGGCTTATGTCTCTAAAAGGTTAACGGTGTATGAGGCCACCAAAAACAGAAACAGCCCTTAGTGGATAGACGTTCGTCGAGTGCTGGAAACGCTAAGGACGCAGAAGTCAGCTCTGCGCAACGCATTCCCcgcaaaatgagcaacatttcgaaaactcTGAGTCTGCAAAAGAGGCTTAGTCTGGGCTCCGTTTGTTAAGAGTTCGTTACAAAGGCTCGTTTCGTAATAAGAGTGATGAGCAAGTGGTAAACGCAGCTGCTCAACGCATAGTAAATACAAACTTTGCACGAAGCGAAAAATGACAACATCTAAGGACATATACGCACCTTAAATTAAATCACGGCGTTGCGCGTATATATCACGACATACCCAGCTTGGGAAAAGCTTTTAAATGTGCAGCCAGATTCATTTAACTTGTAAGTGTCTGGCATTACAATCTGTTTATTATTGAAGGGTTCATACTACTGAGAAGGGGGAAACAATTGCATTAATCAACGTTCCAACTAAGCTTTGCGGAGTTTTAAGTCAAATTGAAACCTCGTCTCCTTAGGGTCGGCAATTCAGGGGAATTTCTGTTTCACGGATGACGAAGAAATCTCCAGCGATAAAAATTCAGCTTTGTTTCGTGCTGTTGTTCCTCACCTGAACAGCTTCTCCAGACTAACATCAAGCCATCAGCAGAATAATTTCTAATACACCCACAAAAAATAATGGCGAGGTCTACCACACGATTCTTCTTCGTGTTGCTCGTAAGCATAGTTGTTGGACTCCATGTTACTTTTTTCCTATGGCAGCATCAATGCCATTCCATTATGAACACTGATAGAGCAAAAACTCACATTCGACCTCAGACTCTAATTGAAGAACTTGGAAACCGTGAATTTTTATTCGTTGGTGTTATTACTGCCGAACAGATTGTAGAGACAAGAGCCAAAGCAGTTTACGATACGTGGGGCAAGAATTTTCCAGGTAAACTAACATTCTTTTCAAGCGGCGAAACTGGAAAGACACTTGGTTTACCGGTTGTAACTTTACCGAGTGTAGATGATACGTATCCACCGCTAAAGGAGTCTTTGATGATGATTAAATACATGCAGGATTTCCACATCGATGAGTACGAATGGTTTATGAGAGCCGATGACGATGTGTACGTCCGAAACGACAGATTAGTTGAATTTTGCATTCTTTAAACAGTTCTGATAATATTCACGTGGGACACGCGGGTATAGGCGCAAAGGAAGAACTTGGAATGCTAAGCATGAATCCTggatatattttttgttaagaGATCCAATATCAGAAGTAACACTGAATGGTGATGTGATTGAATCAAGTCCTGCTGCACGTGATCTTGGGATATCACTTGATCACTACCTAAAAATGTCAACACGTGTTAAAGATGTCTGTAGAACTGCAACTCTGGCCTTGAAGCGTATTAGTCGTATT belongs to Acropora muricata isolate sample 2 chromosome 9, ASM3666990v1, whole genome shotgun sequence and includes:
- the LOC136928964 gene encoding interferon-inducible GTPase 1-like, whose product is MASDFVGDDEWVNKEMEELQHEIGARGVANIYKFVKEKLEHWKSVEVNIAVTGDSGAGKSSFINAIREICDDDEGAALVDVTECTKEPTPYDHPTNSNIKFWDLPGIGSPDNHDLETYVEKVQLEKYHAFLIFTATRFTNNDLLLAEKIRSMQKRFFFIRTKIDENARAEKRKKRQLYDEKAMLTKIRSDCFKNLGDLLSDEKDVFLISNHKPDKWDFPRLTEAILDALPKYHGQSLTLSLGKAITRSSEEIFQRKLDLLKRRIWWVATASAAGALFPIPGLSFGIDAVLILRELSFYRSQLGLPEIGSAEFVTLHLATREKVLNVSITTAAQLSVLLVPFATESAIEEAASFIPIVGLVVASTMSFCATRSALHSLLEDVKDVALSVTSEAADRAASELESESD
- the LOC136928839 gene encoding LOW QUALITY PROTEIN: chondroitin sulfate synthase 1-like (The sequence of the model RefSeq protein was modified relative to this genomic sequence to represent the inferred CDS: inserted 1 base in 1 codon), producing MNTDRAKTHIRPQTLIEELGNREFLFVGVITAEQIVETRAKAVYDTWGKNFPGKLTFFSSGETGKTLGLPVVTLPSVDDTYPPLKESLMMIKYMQDFHIDEYEWFMRADDDVYVRNDRLVEFXHSLNSSDNIHVGHAGIGAKEELGMLSMNPGYNYCIGGPGVILSRSVLKKVVSHLEHCLKTAPTTHEDIEDGRCIQRYAGVKCTWAYED